The Paracoccus sp. MA genome contains a region encoding:
- a CDS encoding glycosyltransferase, with protein sequence MAQSVGSLLMISLHGYVAGSPELGKPDTGGQVVFVLELAKRFARLGYKVDVMTRRFEDQPAEDIINDNLRIWRIPFGGPDFIRKEDMHDWYGDFITNALAAIRRRELRYDVVNSHYWDAGVCGQKIAEELQIPHIHTPHSLGWWKKHDMHGATAEEMAGYRFDERIQKEFVLYRNCDHVIATSEQQVDLIVAEYALPREHITMIPPGIDENRFTPATPDKVAAARARLNMGPSDVYVVGRAAENKGYDLIIQALPALKVLQPEARLVLAAGGNSEADFALIDEWKAVAAEAGVADFIDWRGYVPDEELVDYYRAPGVFALPSRYEPFGMTAVEAMACGTPTVTTIHGGLHEQVEFGRHALVADPKRPEEFAAMINMPLQYPWLRDVLAVEGARFARRVFGWTGIARRTIAVFEQFRGRYDAYQADFQP encoded by the coding sequence ATGGCCCAATCCGTGGGTTCGCTGCTGATGATTTCATTGCATGGCTATGTCGCGGGCTCGCCCGAACTGGGCAAGCCCGATACCGGCGGCCAGGTGGTCTTCGTGCTGGAACTCGCCAAGCGCTTCGCGCGGCTGGGCTACAAGGTCGACGTGATGACCCGGCGTTTCGAGGACCAGCCGGCCGAGGACATCATCAACGACAACCTGCGCATCTGGCGCATCCCCTTCGGCGGCCCGGATTTCATCCGCAAGGAGGACATGCACGACTGGTATGGCGATTTCATCACCAACGCCCTGGCCGCCATCCGCCGCCGCGAGCTGCGCTATGACGTGGTCAACAGCCATTACTGGGATGCCGGGGTCTGCGGCCAGAAGATCGCCGAGGAATTGCAGATCCCGCATATCCACACCCCGCATTCGCTCGGCTGGTGGAAAAAGCACGACATGCACGGCGCCACCGCCGAGGAGATGGCGGGCTATCGCTTCGACGAGCGCATCCAGAAGGAATTCGTGCTTTACCGCAACTGCGATCACGTCATCGCCACCTCGGAGCAGCAGGTCGACCTGATCGTCGCCGAATATGCCCTGCCGCGCGAGCATATCACCATGATCCCGCCCGGCATCGACGAAAACCGCTTCACCCCCGCCACGCCCGACAAGGTGGCCGCGGCGCGGGCGCGGCTGAACATGGGCCCCTCCGACGTCTATGTCGTCGGTCGCGCCGCCGAGAACAAGGGCTACGACCTGATCATCCAGGCGCTGCCGGCGCTGAAGGTCCTGCAGCCCGAGGCGCGGCTGGTCCTGGCCGCCGGCGGCAATTCCGAGGCGGATTTCGCGCTGATCGACGAATGGAAGGCGGTGGCCGCCGAGGCCGGCGTCGCCGATTTCATCGACTGGCGCGGCTATGTTCCCGACGAGGAGCTGGTGGATTATTACCGCGCGCCCGGGGTATTTGCGCTGCCCTCGCGCTACGAGCCCTTCGGCATGACGGCGGTCGAGGCGATGGCCTGCGGCACGCCCACGGTGACGACGATCCACGGCGGCCTGCACGAGCAGGTCGAATTCGGCCGCCACGCGCTGGTGGCCGACCCGAAGCGGCCCGAGGAGTTCGCGGCGATGATCAACATGCCCCTGCAATATCCCTGGCTGCGCGACGTGCTTGCCGTCGAGGGCGCGCGCTTCGCCCGCCGCGTCTTCGGCTGGACCGGCATCGCGCGCCGGACCATCGCCGTCTTCGAGCAGTTCCGCGGCCGCTACGACGCCTATCAGGCCGATTTCCAGCCCTAG
- a CDS encoding glycosyl hydrolase yields the protein MYASHGFLRSDIGDVDVVFHEGIYHLFHLVLPNHDFIAHAVSSDGLSWRRVKNAFFVGDPGEWDDDMLWTMHVTPDPDRPGQWRMFYTGLTRAEFGRIQRVGMARSPDLYAWTRCEAAYPLEIGGPHYESGVEEGRHWVSFRDPFFFHEPGTGTRLLLAAARVKDGPVIRRGCVGLAREVAPDRFEFGPPLHRPGLYDDIEVPNLFHFHGRYYLMGSIREDTKIHYWYADGIEGPYENFSDDVLLPHGNYAGRICRAGDRLLLFSFFSKTELLINGHEFIKRLLPPPKEIVALPDGRLRLKSFHGFDALVTDRLAVDSAAECRLLCGNPTAWAEIRGDSLSIGSHSGFEAFLLPGQHEEFRLRAEMTLKGPGKTGLILRASDEGDGYHLSLDCVNGIAQMRAWGANPTPEFEHAFRYKSLQEARFRSSAHGPWRIEVVAHGTYLELSIDGHVVLSLVDDSFLCGAVGFWTESATLGLRDVTLETLSRPVSEHAPEMVYTTTQAPELLAGAGAGE from the coding sequence ATGTATGCTTCGCACGGCTTCCTGCGCTCGGACATCGGCGACGTCGACGTGGTGTTTCACGAGGGCATCTATCATCTCTTCCACCTCGTCCTGCCGAACCATGATTTCATCGCCCATGCGGTCAGCTCCGACGGGCTGTCCTGGCGGCGGGTGAAGAACGCCTTCTTTGTCGGCGATCCCGGCGAATGGGACGACGACATGCTCTGGACCATGCATGTCACCCCCGACCCGGACCGGCCGGGCCAGTGGCGGATGTTCTATACCGGCCTGACCCGTGCCGAATTCGGCCGCATCCAGCGGGTCGGCATGGCGCGGTCCCCGGATCTTTATGCCTGGACCCGCTGCGAGGCGGCCTATCCGCTGGAGATCGGCGGCCCGCATTACGAATCCGGCGTCGAGGAGGGGCGCCACTGGGTCAGCTTCCGCGACCCGTTCTTCTTTCACGAGCCCGGCACCGGCACCCGCCTGCTGCTGGCCGCGGCGCGGGTCAAGGACGGGCCGGTGATCCGCCGCGGCTGCGTCGGCCTGGCGCGCGAGGTTGCGCCCGATCGCTTCGAATTCGGGCCGCCCCTGCACCGGCCGGGGCTTTACGACGATATCGAGGTGCCGAACCTGTTTCATTTCCACGGCCGCTATTACCTCATGGGCTCGATCCGCGAGGATACCAAGATCCATTACTGGTATGCCGATGGCATCGAGGGGCCCTACGAGAATTTCAGCGACGACGTGCTGCTGCCGCATGGCAACTATGCCGGCCGCATCTGCCGGGCCGGCGACCGGCTGCTGCTGTTCAGCTTCTTCAGCAAGACCGAGCTGCTGATCAACGGCCATGAATTCATCAAGCGCCTGCTGCCGCCCCCCAAGGAGATCGTCGCCCTGCCCGACGGCCGGCTGCGGCTGAAATCCTTTCACGGCTTCGACGCGCTGGTGACCGACCGGCTGGCCGTCGACAGCGCGGCCGAATGCCGGCTGCTCTGCGGCAATCCCACCGCCTGGGCCGAGATCCGCGGCGACAGCCTGTCCATCGGCAGCCATAGCGGTTTCGAGGCCTTCCTGCTGCCCGGCCAGCACGAGGAATTCCGCCTGCGGGCCGAGATGACCCTCAAGGGGCCGGGCAAGACCGGCCTGATCCTGCGCGCCAGCGACGAGGGCGACGGCTATCACCTGTCGCTCGATTGCGTGAACGGCATCGCGCAGATGCGCGCCTGGGGCGCCAATCCCACGCCGGAATTCGAACACGCATTCCGCTACAAGTCGCTGCAGGAGGCGCGTTTCCGCAGCTCGGCGCATGGACCGTGGCGGATCGAGGTGGTCGCGCATGGCACCTACTTGGAACTGTCCATCGACGGCCATGTGGTGCTGAGCCTGGTCGATGACAGCTTCCTGTGCGGCGCCGTGGGGTTCTGGACCGAATCCGCGACGCTGGGGCTTCGCGATGTGACGCTTGAGACCCTGAGCCGGCCGGTCAGCGAACATGCGCCCGAAATGGTCTATACCACCACCCAGGCGCCCGAGCTGCTGGCCGGCGCCGGGGCGGGCGAATGA
- a CDS encoding cytochrome b → MTEPASGYRTPARLFHWIVALAVLLMIPAGLTMTREGLDRGLQDALFIFHKNTGTLLIPVILARIVYRRLHPPPPLPASVPGWQRRAAAASHVALYVLLLVMPLSGFVRVRAGGFPIELLDAMGAGPWLPKSESLAAAAQGLHFIAALLLIALLALHVSAALHHALVRRDGVWQRMWPPGGG, encoded by the coding sequence ATGACCGAGCCCGCATCCGGTTACCGAACGCCCGCCCGCCTGTTTCACTGGATCGTCGCGCTTGCCGTGCTGCTGATGATCCCGGCGGGGCTGACCATGACGCGCGAGGGGCTGGACCGCGGCTTGCAGGATGCGCTGTTCATCTTTCACAAGAATACCGGCACGCTGCTGATCCCGGTGATCCTGGCGCGGATCGTCTATCGCCGCCTGCATCCGCCGCCGCCGCTGCCGGCCTCGGTTCCCGGCTGGCAGCGGCGGGCGGCCGCGGCCTCGCATGTGGCGCTGTATGTCCTGCTGTTGGTCATGCCGCTGAGCGGCTTCGTGCGGGTGCGGGCGGGCGGCTTTCCCATCGAGCTGCTCGACGCGATGGGCGCCGGGCCCTGGCTGCCGAAATCCGAGTCCCTGGCCGCCGCCGCGCAGGGGCTGCATTTCATCGCCGCCCTGCTGCTGATCGCGCTGCTGGCGCTGCATGTCTCTGCCGCCCTGCATCATGCGCTGGTGCGCCGCGACGGGGTCTGGCAGCGCATGTGGCCGCCCGGCGGCGGGTGA
- a CDS encoding amidohydrolase family protein — MCQTCFQSFAQSGRLRFCRCGAPETLAAMRRIEADISRRQMLGGMAAVTGMFAGFGLAPKPARGQAAGRPLLLTNLRLFDGNTLSLRQGVEVLIEGDRIAALPAPDQGPAEAERIDCGGRTVIPGLIDTHWHTTLVAVSQIAAMTQDIGFVHLMAGREAGNTLMRGFTTVRDVGGPAFGLQAAVDRGVVTGPRIFPAGAIISQTSGHGDFRFSNSLPTMPADPADYASAAGMSGLADGVPEVLRRTREQLMKGASQIKIAAGGGVASQYDPLESLQFTEAEMRAAVDAASDWGTYVCAHVYTSPGIRRCIAAGVKSIEHGQLADEDTVRLMADSGTWWSIQPFLADEDANQYTDPKAAAAQKTVAEGTMRAFEWADKHKVNWAFGTDILYGGGESQGRQLTKLARFMSPLAALHRATGAAGELLALSGARAPYDGPLGVIAQGALADLLVIDGDAEAGLDWLADTDNLRLIVKGGRIFKNSLGG, encoded by the coding sequence ATGTGTCAGACCTGTTTTCAATCCTTTGCCCAAAGCGGCCGGCTGCGTTTCTGCCGCTGCGGCGCGCCCGAGACCCTGGCCGCGATGCGCCGGATCGAGGCCGACATCTCGCGCCGCCAGATGCTGGGCGGAATGGCGGCGGTCACCGGCATGTTCGCGGGCTTCGGCCTGGCACCGAAGCCGGCGCGCGGCCAGGCGGCGGGGCGGCCGCTGCTGCTGACCAACCTGCGGCTGTTCGACGGCAACACCCTGTCGCTGCGCCAGGGCGTCGAGGTGCTGATCGAGGGCGACCGCATCGCCGCGCTGCCGGCGCCCGACCAAGGCCCGGCAGAGGCGGAGCGCATCGACTGCGGCGGGCGCACGGTGATTCCCGGCCTGATCGACACGCATTGGCACACCACGCTGGTCGCGGTCAGCCAGATCGCCGCCATGACGCAGGACATCGGCTTTGTGCACCTGATGGCGGGGCGCGAGGCCGGCAACACGCTGATGCGCGGCTTCACCACCGTGCGCGACGTGGGCGGGCCGGCCTTCGGCCTGCAGGCTGCGGTGGATCGCGGCGTCGTCACCGGCCCGCGCATCTTTCCGGCGGGGGCGATCATCTCGCAGACTTCGGGGCACGGCGATTTCCGCTTCTCGAACAGCTTGCCGACGATGCCCGCCGACCCGGCGGATTACGCCAGCGCCGCCGGCATGTCGGGGCTGGCCGACGGCGTGCCCGAGGTCCTGCGCCGCACGCGCGAACAGCTGATGAAGGGCGCCAGCCAGATCAAGATCGCCGCCGGCGGCGGCGTCGCCTCGCAATACGACCCGCTCGAATCGCTGCAATTCACCGAGGCCGAGATGCGCGCGGCGGTGGATGCCGCCAGCGACTGGGGCACCTATGTCTGCGCCCATGTCTATACATCGCCCGGGATCCGGCGCTGCATCGCGGCCGGGGTGAAATCCATCGAGCACGGACAGCTGGCGGACGAGGACACCGTCCGGCTGATGGCCGACAGCGGGACCTGGTGGTCGATCCAGCCCTTCCTGGCCGACGAGGATGCCAACCAATACACCGACCCCAAGGCCGCCGCGGCCCAGAAAACCGTGGCCGAGGGCACGATGCGGGCCTTCGAATGGGCCGACAAGCACAAGGTGAACTGGGCCTTCGGCACCGACATCCTCTATGGCGGCGGTGAATCGCAGGGCCGGCAGCTGACCAAGCTGGCCCGCTTCATGTCGCCGCTGGCGGCGCTGCACCGCGCGACGGGGGCGGCGGGCGAGCTGCTGGCGCTGTCGGGGGCGCGGGCGCCCTATGACGGGCCGCTGGGCGTGATCGCCCAAGGGGCGCTGGCCGATCTGCTGGTCATCGACGGCGATGCCGAGGCCGGCCTCGACTGGCTGGCCGACACCGACAACCTGCGGCTGATCGTGAAAGGCGGCCGCATCTTCAAGAACAGCCTCGGGGGGTGA
- a CDS encoding CDP-alcohol phosphatidyltransferase family protein yields the protein MSDPDHGPLAPPPRPAAGIPAQVAASAAMGVFAMQALRLGGIGGTAGGWLAASALYLGCCAVVLAQMRHSYPHDRIGGCNAVTLLRAAITCALLAPLANGAAAGWAVAIVGGIALALDGLDGWLARRAGLVSGFGARFDMEVDAAFALTLALHAWLGTTLGPGVLLLGVLRYGFVAAGLVLPWLRAELPQRLRRKAICVLQLGTLVLLQTPLPSHAQAGFLAWLATAALALSFALDIRWLWRHRR from the coding sequence ATGTCAGACCCCGATCACGGCCCGCTTGCGCCGCCGCCTCGTCCGGCGGCCGGGATACCGGCGCAGGTTGCCGCCAGCGCCGCCATGGGCGTTTTCGCCATGCAGGCGCTGCGGCTTGGCGGCATCGGCGGCACGGCCGGGGGCTGGCTCGCCGCCAGCGCGCTTTATCTGGGCTGCTGCGCCGTGGTGCTGGCGCAGATGCGGCATAGCTATCCGCATGACCGGATCGGCGGCTGCAATGCGGTGACGCTGCTGCGGGCCGCGATCACCTGCGCGCTGCTGGCGCCGCTTGCGAACGGCGCCGCGGCGGGATGGGCGGTCGCCATCGTCGGGGGCATCGCGCTGGCGCTCGACGGGCTGGACGGCTGGCTGGCACGGCGCGCGGGCCTCGTCTCGGGCTTCGGAGCCCGCTTCGACATGGAGGTCGATGCCGCTTTCGCCCTGACCCTGGCGCTGCATGCCTGGCTGGGCACGACGCTGGGGCCCGGGGTGCTGCTGCTTGGGGTGCTGCGCTATGGCTTCGTCGCCGCCGGCCTCGTCCTGCCCTGGCTGCGGGCCGAACTGCCGCAGCGGCTGCGGCGCAAGGCGATCTGCGTGCTGCAGCTCGGCACGCTGGTCCTGCTGCAAACGCCGCTGCCCAGCCATGCGCAGGCCGGGTTCCTGGCATGGCTCGCCACGGCGGCGCTGGCGCTGTCCTTCGCGCTCGACATCCGCTGGCTGTGGCGGCATCGGCGATGA
- a CDS encoding HAD family hydrolase, with product MSGGTGQGPWLLVSDVDDTLTGDRPALERLWAAVRRHPDRLRLALNSSRPAASVDATLAREFPADFAPDAIITGMGTEIRVAGAWLEDWSARFRQWPAEAVFALVSGMGFAPHPAEFLTPGKLSFAVPDAEARARVLEALAAADLPVRAVFSGQSDLDLLAPGAGKDAAARFLAERLGIPAERMVVAGDSGNDLALFDVGFRAIAVGNARRELIEAMPRGKSYRARAPHAAGVLEGLVALGILPG from the coding sequence ATGAGCGGCGGGACCGGGCAGGGCCCCTGGCTTCTGGTCAGCGATGTGGACGACACGCTGACCGGCGACCGGCCGGCGCTGGAGCGGCTATGGGCGGCGGTGCGGCGCCATCCCGACCGGCTGCGGCTGGCGCTGAACTCGTCGCGGCCGGCGGCCAGCGTCGATGCGACCCTGGCCCGGGAATTCCCCGCGGATTTCGCCCCCGACGCGATCATCACCGGCATGGGCACCGAGATCCGCGTCGCCGGCGCCTGGCTCGAGGACTGGTCCGCCCGTTTCCGGCAATGGCCGGCCGAGGCCGTCTTCGCGCTGGTCTCCGGCATGGGCTTCGCCCCGCATCCGGCCGAGTTCCTGACCCCCGGAAAACTCAGCTTCGCCGTGCCCGATGCCGAGGCGCGCGCCCGGGTGCTGGAGGCGCTTGCCGCAGCGGACCTGCCGGTGCGGGCGGTGTTTTCCGGGCAAAGCGATCTCGACCTGCTCGCCCCCGGGGCCGGAAAGGACGCGGCGGCGCGGTTTCTTGCCGAAAGGCTGGGCATTCCGGCCGAGCGCATGGTGGTGGCGGGGGATTCGGGAAACGATCTGGCGCTTTTCGACGTTGGGTTTCGCGCCATTGCCGTCGGCAATGCGCGGCGGGAACTGATCGAGGCCATGCCCCGAGGCAAGAGCTATCGCGCGCGGGCGCCCCATGCGGCGGGTGTCCTGGAGGGGCTTGTCGCGCTGGGCATCCTGCCCGGCTGA
- a CDS encoding glucan biosynthesis protein → MYSQKLLRRTVLQAALGGGAFFLLPRIARAADSIAGDAEPEAFSFEGLTERARALAEAAYRPPEIEEAEILEEVDYDRHNEIRFRQDRALWGDEPASSQVRFFFPGRYFKQPVHIHALKDGMATEIPFSLDLFDIPADNPARRLARTDGFAGFSVMDAETGLDWMAFLGASYWRTSGYSGQFGLSARGLAIDTAIPDGPEEFPLFTHFWLEPETDSGMTTYALLDSPRATGAYRIVSRRGAGIEQDVTAHIFMREGVERLGIAPLTSMYWFGKNSPHIAPDWRPEVHDSDGLEILTHTGERIWRPLNNPPHTMANAFSAPSVKGFGLMQRERNFEEYQDDGVFYEKRASAWVAPKGDWGDGAVTLVELSTDDEIHDNIVAFWQPAVPPGPGEEYRLDYRLSWLEDSPLAGSTGQFVAVRIGAGGVPGQPRPQETVKIVCDFAPVSLESGDKPHLDITASRGVVSNDAVYPVVGRPTWRAMFDLGFGGPEELMPRDDSPIDLRVFVARSEDAVTETLLLQLFPAQLRALLASRP, encoded by the coding sequence ATGTATTCGCAAAAACTTCTCCGTCGCACCGTGCTGCAGGCCGCTCTGGGGGGCGGCGCCTTCTTCCTGCTGCCCCGGATCGCGCGTGCGGCGGACAGCATCGCCGGCGATGCCGAGCCGGAGGCGTTTTCCTTCGAGGGCCTGACGGAGCGGGCCCGGGCGTTGGCAGAGGCCGCCTATCGGCCGCCCGAGATCGAAGAGGCCGAGATCCTCGAAGAGGTGGATTACGACCGCCACAACGAGATCCGCTTTCGCCAGGACCGGGCGCTCTGGGGCGACGAGCCGGCTTCGTCGCAGGTGCGGTTCTTCTTTCCCGGCCGCTATTTCAAGCAGCCGGTCCACATCCATGCGCTCAAGGACGGGATGGCGACAGAGATCCCCTTCTCGCTGGATCTCTTCGACATCCCCGCCGACAATCCGGCGCGTCGGCTGGCCCGGACCGACGGCTTCGCCGGCTTCAGCGTCATGGATGCGGAAACCGGGCTCGACTGGATGGCGTTCCTGGGCGCCTCCTACTGGCGGACCTCGGGCTATAGCGGCCAGTTCGGCCTCTCGGCCCGCGGCCTGGCGATCGACACCGCCATCCCCGACGGGCCCGAGGAGTTCCCGCTTTTCACCCATTTCTGGCTGGAGCCGGAAACCGACAGCGGCATGACCACCTATGCGCTGCTGGACAGCCCGCGCGCGACCGGCGCCTATCGCATCGTCTCGCGCCGCGGGGCGGGGATCGAGCAGGACGTGACCGCCCATATCTTCATGCGCGAGGGCGTCGAGCGGCTGGGCATCGCGCCGCTGACCTCAATGTATTGGTTCGGCAAGAACTCACCGCATATCGCGCCGGACTGGCGGCCCGAGGTCCACGACTCGGACGGGCTTGAGATCCTGACCCATACGGGCGAGCGCATCTGGCGGCCGCTGAACAATCCGCCGCATACCATGGCGAACGCCTTCAGCGCGCCCTCGGTCAAGGGCTTCGGCCTGATGCAGCGCGAAAGGAATTTCGAGGAATATCAGGATGACGGCGTCTTTTACGAAAAGCGCGCCAGCGCCTGGGTCGCGCCCAAGGGCGATTGGGGCGACGGCGCGGTCACCCTGGTCGAACTGAGCACCGATGACGAGATCCACGACAATATCGTGGCCTTCTGGCAGCCTGCCGTTCCGCCCGGCCCCGGCGAGGAATACCGGCTGGACTACCGGCTGTCCTGGCTGGAGGACAGCCCGCTGGCCGGCAGCACCGGGCAATTCGTCGCGGTCCGCATCGGCGCCGGCGGCGTGCCCGGCCAGCCGCGCCCGCAGGAGACGGTGAAGATCGTCTGCGACTTCGCGCCGGTTTCGCTGGAATCCGGCGACAAGCCGCATCTCGACATCACCGCCTCGCGCGGGGTGGTGTCCAACGACGCGGTCTATCCCGTCGTCGGCCGCCCGACCTGGCGCGCCATGTTCGACCTGGGCTTCGGCGGACCCGAGGAGCTGATGCCCCGCGACGACAGCCCCATCGACCTGCGGGTCTTCGTGGCGAGATCCGAGGACGCGGTCACCGAGACTCTGCTGCTGCAGCTGTTTCCCGCGCAATTGCGGGCCCTGCTGGCCAGCAGGCCCTGA